AGCGTTTGTGTTGCTTTGAATGGAATCCTATATTGGCTTTCTTATTGTGAGGAAGATGATTTCTTCTCGTGGTTTGATTTGCGGGATGAGGTGTTCCGCCGAGTTTCTTTGCCTGATCTTGATTATAGGCTGAATGGATATACCATGAACCTCACAGTGTACTAGCAGTCGCTCTGCCTGATATTTATCAGAAAGGTCTAAATGCTGGGATTTGAGAGTGATGTATGGTGTTGCCGGGGAGGAATCTTGGATGAACGACATTGGGTTGAGAGGCTGTTAGCATGTGGCTTTGATGAGATTTTGGTGGAAAAGAGCGACGAGACGCTGGCTATTTATGAACGTTTTGAGATCTTCCCGTTGAAAGGTTTCCGTATAGCCGCAATTACGATTTCCACGTCAAAAGTCTAGTTCCTGTTGCAAGATAAGTTGAGAAGCTGCTGCAGTCTTACCAACAGAGTTAAAATAGTATCCAAAGGCAATGGTCGAGCTCTTTGGTTTGTTAGGAGATGAGGTTGCTTTGGCCATGCTGCATATATAATCGTGGGATGTTTCAGGTGCTCCTCTTGTACGAGGTTGTTATTCTCAAGGCTGACAAGACATGAagatgaaacaaaaaaattgggAGCATTATGATGATCGGTAATTGCCTGCCTGCATAAGAGATTATTTACCTTTTATCaagattaattattatcatgAAGTAAAAAACTTTATGTACATGCAAGTATTCAGTTTTGTTAGATTACCTTTCACTTGCCTTTCTCTTGACGAGACCAACATGCTCATTTAAACAAGCATCAATTCATTGTTCCTCGTTTTCATGGCTTCGACACTGAAGTGATTGCTTCcatctccttttccttttcatatGCCCGATATGGTAAACATCATTGGGGCAACATAAGAATTCATCCgtaaaattaaagttttgaAAGATTGACGAATCGGAAGATGAGCCGTTTCCACATTCTGCTACAGATGGTTTCTGCAGATGTGTTGGGTGGAAATTAGAGAATGAAAGTGCTCTGAAAGTTGCAAGAAAGTCCGATGTTATATTTCACGATGACCTTCAAGTTCAAGACAGACCATCGAACCGAAAAATGATGACCAACTAAGAGGATTCAAACAAGTTTTGTCATCCATACGGAATCTATGTCTCGTCTCCGAATCATTATGGCTGACGAGCATTGATACATGACGGAGGGCGCAAGAAATGGATTTGTATTTGGCTTCTTCATTGACGGCTAATCTTGTCGGTCTCAGTTTGGACATTCGACATGCTATGTGACCTGTACAAAGTTAATTTGCCATCCAATGTATGTGACCTGTACAACGTTAATTTGCCATCCAATGTACACGGATCGTGATTTGTGGATCGTGATTGGTGAATTGAGCAATGCAGGAGCTTCTTGAGAACGACTTGCTCTGGATTTGAAGACTTGAGGGGAAGATTGGTCTGGGCGAAGAGTCGACCAGTTAAAATTTGATATTCTCCTTCAGGACTTAAAATATTGAGACCAATTGATACGAGAGTTCATGCACATCAACTGCAATAAATTCATTTATAGTAATACGAAAAGAGGAAATCATGATCTAAAACTAGTATTTGATGGCAATTCTATtgaatattcaattttttgagtTCCTGAGAGATATCTCAACCTCTAAATGGTGGAGAAACTTACagtaaaaaagaataaaaggcGTACAAGTAATTCAAGTGATGCAACTTGGCCacgaagatgaagagaatCGGCAAGCTCGCAGCTGTGTTCAGTTCACCAAGAAATGTTAAGACAGAAAGTGATAAACTGGAATCTGAACGATCAGTACCAATGCTCTATGAGAGTATTTATCAAGCAGATGAGTACTGCGAATATAGACCACAAAAGCTATTGATGCAGCAGGTGCAGCGGATCTAGCGAGCCGCTGCACGACCTATGAGAGCCGTGAACAAGTTATACTCCTGCAGTACAGTTAGAAAAGAAGATGCGGGTTAAGTTCATGGCCACATCATGGAAAATGAGAAATGATCTCTAAACAACTCAGACAGCATAATAATTACCTGAGCTCCTGGGGAGGAAGGGTTAGTGAAGAGCAGCTAGACTAAAATCATTAAAAGAGCAGGCAATTTATCTCAGACAAACAGTCGGATTGGTCAGTCATACGCAATCAGGCAATTTGAAGCAAATGATTGGCAAGCATTAGACATTTATGAGAGGGGGAGAGTGAGTGCTTGGAAGGTGAATTAGTGGAAAGTAACTGAGAGCACACACTGAAAGATGTAAGCTGCATCAATATGCATCCCCAAAGCAATGGATTATTCTATCATAAACTGTGAGAAAGACAGAGCAGAATGTATTCTGGGAGTTGCGCCATAATGTATATAAGCTTAGAAGGCAGGCACTTTGTCATTTTCTGTGAAGGAACTTAAAGAGCAAAATCGACAATGATAATCAAAATGAAACTGAACAGACAAGAATTCCCATTGATAATTCCAGCCGAGTAGGAAAATGAGAAATGATCTCTAAACAACCTGGACAACATTAATTACCCGAGTGACCAGGGAGGAATGGGTAGCGAGGAGGACAGCACAGACAGATCCGAGGGGTGAGATAGTCATGGAAAGTCCTTTTGGTGCCAACATCTCGTCTGTCTTCACAAACGTGGCCATCGCAGCAAATGCCCCTCTAGTTTGCacaacaagaaaagaaacaactCAAATTCAACTTACACCCTGCAACAGTCATTCATGAGCTGCTACATTCTTATAAGGAGGAGTCTTCAAAATCTATTCGATGGGATCGAAAGCAGGCACTTTTTCGGTTTCTGTTTAAGGAACTTAAAGCACGAAACCAACAATGcaaatcaaaatgaaactGAACAGACAAAAATTCTCATGCAGCTCCTCTGGTATTGGGTTCCCGGGTCACCACATTAGGGACAGCCTTCTCCAGTTCTTGGTTTGATGCTGACAGCAGCAATACAAAGCGAAAAACTGTAAGGAACTGAAGCTGCAGGGATAGCCGAACCTGCCACAGGCCAGAGAGCATCACCGAGGAAGGGACCAAGAACTGACTTCTAATCTCGTCGCCTCTTCCGGCTCTCCTCCGCCAATGGACTGCTGAGCCTCCCCGGAAGTACTGGCCCGTCTACCATTCCACCAACCCCGGAGGTGATCCCAACCCAGCCTAGCTTTTCAAGCAATATGTTCCGCTCATCTCTGCATTGATcagacattaaaaaaaaaaaaaaagggatgagACAAGTTCAAAAGACGATCCCAATCACAATCAAGGGCCactgcatatacatatatatatatatgaagactCTCACTCCTCTAACTCTGTCAGAAGGTTCACCGCAGAATGATAGGCCTTCAATATAAAGTCATTTAGCCCTTCCGATACCAACCGCCCTTTGTCCTCCGTCAAGCTCCGTTTCTGCATAATCGATCCACATCAGGAGTGGACATAACAAAATTCCTGTACAATCATGCGTGCATGTAATATTGTGTGACTTAGTATTGATCATGTCGAGAAGAATATTAGTTGTACGGATAGAGACCTGGGAGTAATATCGGAAATGTTTATACGCATTACGCCAAAGTTGGATGGCGCCACTCGCGGGTCGGTATTTGTTTGCTATCTCGCCCAATTTCAGCTTGGTCGTTTTTTGAACAACATAGGTTCTGACAGCGTCCTTCATGATTGTATTCCTCTTGATTTCGGCAGTCCAATTCGGTCCAAAGGCCTCCTCGCATGCCTTCTTCCATTTCTTATGGGAATCCTCGTCCAGATCCATAGCGAAGGCCCCATAATTAAGCATGAAATTAAACTCTTCGGCTTCAGACCAAAAGTACGGGTGATGACCGCATCCCAACAAGAGCCAAAGAAGAGGGCTGCATAAACGGCACACGATCGACgcatatttaattttcatttcatgcATGTATAACTACTGCATACAGTTAAACCACCAGCGATCATCATCAGTGTAAAAAAGAGcacgtgtgtgtatatatacgtaCTTGCTCTGTGCGCGAGAAAGATCATGCAGAAACGCGTGCTCCTGTCGGGTGTCAATCCGACCGGCCTGACCAACTATCTCTTCCAGCCGTACCCCTAGAGCTGTTATGTCTTCGCGTTGCTTGTCTCGTAGTGAAACTTCTGCAATCAACAAATGGACGGAAATGTCAGTAcgtacgtacatatatatatatatatatatatatatagagtacaTAAGAATGGATATATGTATACATCAACATACAAAATTGATAGGAAATTAATGAATCAAAGACTACCTCTTTCAATTCCTTCTGGGTATATATAATCATTCGTAATAAACAGTTGATTTCTGTCATCCATCCATATCCCCTCCGACAAATTCCGGTGGTATGCTCCTCGGCGATGCTCACGGCACAGTGTCCGCGTGAGGTATCTGATAAGAGAAAGGGTGAGGTTGATAACAATAATATCACTGTAAAGATTAAAAGGACAGCTACAAAACGGCTAGAAACGGCAACCGATAATTTATTTGAGTCGGCATTTAGTGGCATGAGAAAACCGTCGGCACCAAGTTTTCAAAATGAACAGAGGGATGCGGGTGATCTGAGGATGCTAAAGCACAATTTGCTTCACAGTGAATAAGGTAACCCTAAAATGAGAACCAAAGGTAAAGAAATTGAAGTTCGGCGTTTACCTGAATGAAGAGATTTTTTCTGATCCGAGGAGCTTCAGGGGCCGGCTCGGGAAAGGCGGAGGTGAAGGCAGGGCCGCCGGGGAGATGGAGCAGCCGTTGAGTAGCGGCAGAGGAGTTAAGATCGATAGCGAAGGGGTAGGGCCTGAGGCGATCCCAGACCAGCCTAGCGTTTCAATCATATCTTTCTTCTCATCTCTGCATTGATCggacattaaaaaaaaaaaaaaacgacaGAGAGAAGTTCGAAAGACGATCCCAATCACAATCAACGGCGactgcatacatatatatatatatatgaagactCACTTGTATAAATCTGGCAGAAGGTTCACCGCGGAATGATAGGCCTTCAATATAAAGTCATCTAGCCCTTCCGATACCAACCGCCCTTTTTGTGACTCCGTCAAGCCCTGCTCCTGCATAATCGATCCACATCAGGAGTGGACATAACAAAATTCATGTACAATCATGCGTGCATCTAATATAGTGTGATCACATCGAGAAGAATATTAGTTGTACAGATAGAGACCTCGTGGTACTCTCCGAAGTGTTCATATGCATTCAGCCAGAGTGGGATGGCGCCACTCGCGCGTTGGTATTTATTTGCTATCATGCCCGGTTCCAGCACGACCTTTTTTCCATAAACAGTGGTTCTAGCAGCGTTCGCCAAGATTGTACCCTCCTTGATTCCGGCTGTCCAATCCGGTCCAAAGGCCTCCTCGCATGCCTGCTCATGTTTGTCAAGGGAATCCCAGCTCAGTCCCTGAATGCTGCGCCGATAAGCAAGCATGAAACCAACCTCATCGCGTTCAGACCAAAAGTACGGGTGATGACCGTATCCCATCATACGCCAAAGAAAAGGTCTGCATAAACGGCACACGATCGACGcatatttaatttcatttcatccatGTATAACTACTGCATACAGTTAAATCACCAGCGATCATCATCCAGTATAAATAAAAGCAcgtgtgtatacatatatatacgtacTTGCTCTGTGCGCGAGATAGTTCATCCAGAAACCCGTCCTGCCGTTGGGTGTCAATCTGATGGACCTCCTTGAGTTGATGACGTATCTCTCTCAGCAGTCCCCGTAGATCTTTTATGTTTCGTTTTTGCTTGTTTCGTATATATCTTGGAACTTCAGCAATCAACGAATGGACGGAGATGTCAGTACGTGCATATATATGGATTACATATGAATGGATATATGTATACATCAACATACAAAATTGATAGGAAATTAATGAATCAATGACTACTTCTTCCAATACCATTTGGTTCTCGGTTGAAATCATCCGAAATAAACGGTTGATTTTTGTAATCCATTAATATCCCCTTTGACAAATTCCGGTGATATGCTCCTAGGCTATGCTCATGGGACAGTGCCCCAATGAGGTCTCTGATAAGAGAAAGGGTGAAGTTAATAACAATGATATCACTGTAAAGATTCAAACGATAGCTACAAAACGGTTAGAAACTGCACTTGGTAATGTCTTCGAGTCGGGATTTAGCGTCATTGGGATGCTGTTGGCACCAAGTTTTCAAAGGCGTCCAGCCGATGCCTAGAGCGAAATATAAAACACAGTCAAAAAGACGCAGACGTAAAGATTAATTAAGCTGGCCATCAACATCATCATGTGGATTGCCCCAAACACAATGCTATTATATGTACATAATTTTGCTCTCGAAATATATTCATCAAACTAAATGAATTAGCATTTCCTTACGTGTACATTACATGCGCATAataataaaggaaaataaacATATTATGATATGTAATTGCGAGCAAACATCAACGAACTAAGTAGTCACGTACCTCCTCCAAACATGGCGCTCATGGGAGCCATCTTCGGCGGTCCTCCTCCAAACCGGAAGCTCATGGGAGCCATCTTTTGCCCGACAGATCCTACACTGCAAATGCCAAAGATAGTATAAGTTTACAGCCCAATTGATCGATGGTCTTAAGGCCCATTAGAGTAGTTCACAGTTTTCATGGGCTGGATGATTTACGAAATGGGCCCATCTCAGCCCTCTGGTGTATATCTATTGGTTGGGCTTATCAAGAATTGGGAATCAGGAACAGGATTAAACTGAATTCGAATTTTCAAAGGTGCAATGACTAAAAGGCCCTTACCATGATTTCCCAATTTTCACAAACCCTAATTTAGACCCATGAGCCCTTCACGCCACCGATCGCCGTCACCACCGCTAATGGGCTGGCCTCAACTCAATACCATGAGTTCGGTCGTGAGCACATCGATCCTTCTGTAGGAGCTTGCTCAACCTATCTCCGCATCTTGAGCCTTCTACGAGTTCGTTTGGGAGGTCATCGACATCAATGAGCATTCATCCCCACACCGTTCCACAAACTATTTCGAGGCGGCCGGTATCGCTGCGTCGTCGGCCAAAATCAAGCCTCATTGCGGTCTGATCTTCACTCCATTGATGAGATAGGACAAGCTCAAGCTCATCCAAGCTTTGTAATACCATATCTCATCGATGGAGATAAATTCGACAACAATAAGACTGGATTTTGACCTCCGACGTGACGTGATCGCCTTAAAATGGTTGGTGGGACGGTGTGAGATGGAAGCTCCCCGTGATGTCCATGACC
Above is a window of Punica granatum isolate Tunisia-2019 chromosome 7, ASM765513v2, whole genome shotgun sequence DNA encoding:
- the LOC116214238 gene encoding uncharacterized protein LOC116214238 isoform X1, whose amino-acid sequence is MAPMSFRFGGGPPKMAPMSAMFGGGIGWTPLKTWCQQHPNDAKSRLEDITKDLIGALSHEHSLGAYHRNLSKGILMDYKNQPFISDDFNREPNVPRYIRNKQKRNIKDLRGLLREIRHQLKEVHQIDTQRQDGFLDELSRAQSKPFLWRMMGYGHHPYFWSERDEVGFMLAYRRSIQGLSWDSLDKHEQACEEAFGPDWTAGIKEGTILANAARTTVYGKKVVLEPGMIANKYQRASGAIPLWLNAYEHFGEYHEEQGLTESQKGRLVSEGLDDFILKAYHSAVNLLPDLYKDEKKDMIETLGWSGIASGPTPSLSILTPLPLLNGCSISPAALPSPPPFPSRPLKLLGSEKISSFRYLTRTLCREHRRGAYHRNLSEGIWMDDRNQLFITNDYIYPEGIEREVSLRDKQREDITALGVRLEEIVGQAGRIDTRQEHAFLHDLSRAQSNPLLWLLLGCGHHPYFWSEAEEFNFMLNYGAFAMDLDEDSHKKWKKACEEAFGPNWTAEIKRNTIMKDAVRTYVVQKTTKLKLGEIANKYRPASGAIQLWRNAYKHFRYYSQKRSLTEDKGRLVSEGLNDFILKAYHSAVNLLTELEEDERNILLEKLGWVGITSGVGGMVDGPVLPGRLSSPLAEESRKRRRD
- the LOC116214238 gene encoding uncharacterized protein LOC116214238 isoform X2 yields the protein MAPMSFRFGGGPPKMAPMSAMFGGGIGWTPLKTWCQQHPNDAKSRLEDITKDLIGALSHEHSLGAYHRNLSKGILMDYKNQPFISDDFNREPNVPRYIRNKQKRNIKDLRGLLREIRHQLKEVHQIDTQRQDGFLDELSRAQSKPFLWRMMGYGHHPYFWSERDEACEEAFGPDWTAGIKEGTILANAARTTVYGKKVVLEPGMIANKYQRASGAIPLWLNAYEHFGEYHEEQGLTESQKGRLVSEGLDDFILKAYHSAVNLLPDLYKDEKKDMIETLGWSGIASGPTPSLSILTPLPLLNGCSISPAALPSPPPFPSRPLKLLGSEKISSFRYLTRTLCREHRRGAYHRNLSEGIWMDDRNQLFITNDYIYPEGIEREVSLRDKQREDITALGVRLEEIVGQAGRIDTRQEHAFLHDLSRAQSNPLLWLLLGCGHHPYFWSEAEEFNFMLNYGAFAMDLDEDSHKKWKKACEEAFGPNWTAEIKRNTIMKDAVRTYVVQKTTKLKLGEIANKYRPASGAIQLWRNAYKHFRYYSQKRSLTEDKGRLVSEGLNDFILKAYHSAVNLLTELEEDERNILLEKLGWVGITSGVGGMVDGPVLPGRLSSPLAEESRKRRRD
- the LOC116214238 gene encoding uncharacterized protein LOC116214238 isoform X4, whose translation is MAPMSFRFGGGPPKMAPMSAMFGGGIGWTPLKTWCQQHPNDAKSRLEDITKDLIGALSHEHSLGAYHRNLSKGILMDYKNQPFISDDFNREPNVPRYIRNKQKRNIKDLRGLLREIRHQLKEVHQIDTQRQDGFLDELSRAQSKPFLWRMMGYGHHPYFWSERDEVGFMLAYRRSIQGLSWDSLDKHEQACEEAFGPDWTAGIKEGTILANAARTTVYGKKVVLEPGMIANKYQRASGAIPLWLNAYEHFGEYHEEQGLTESQKGRLVSEGLDDFILKAYHSAVNLLPDLYKDEKKDMIETLGWSGIASGPTPSLSILTPLPLLNGCSISPAALPSPPPFPSRPLKLLGSEKISSFRYLTRTLCREHRRGAYHRNLSEGIWMDDRNQLFITNDYIYPEGIEREVSLRDKQREDITALGVRLEEIVGQAGRIDTRQEHAFLHDLSRAQSNPLLWLLLGCGHHPYFWSEAEEFNFMLNYGAFAMDLDEDSHKKWKKACEEAFGPNWTAEIKRNTIMKDAVRTYVVQKTTKLKLGEIANKYRPASGAIQLWRNAYKHFRYYSQKRSLTEDKGRLVSEGLNDFILKAYHSAR
- the LOC116214238 gene encoding uncharacterized protein LOC116214238 isoform X3 yields the protein MAPMSFRFGGGPPKMAPMSAMFGGGIGWTPLKTWCQQHPNDAKSRLEDITKDLIGALSHEHSLGAYHRNLSKGILMDYKNQPFISDDFNREPNVPRYIRNKQKRNIKDLRGLLREIRHQLKEVHQIDTQRQDGFLDELSRAQSKPFLWRMMGYGHHPYFWSERDEVGFMLAYRRSIQGLSWDSLDKHEQACEEAFGPDWTAGIKEGTILANAARTTVYGKKVVLEPGMIANKYQRASGAIPLWLNAYEHFGEYHEEQGLTESQKGRLVSEGLDDFILKAYHSAVNLLPDLYKDEKKDMIETLGWSGIASGPTPSLSILTPLPLLNGCSISPAALPSPPPFPSRPLKLLGSEKISSFRYLTRTLCREHRRGAYHRNLSEGIWMDDRNQLFITNDYIYPEGIEREVSLRDKQREDITALGVRLEEIVGQAGRIDTRQEHAFLHDLSRAQSNPLLWLLLGCGHHPYFWSEAEEFNFMLNYGAFAMDLDEDSHKKWKKACEEAFGPNWTAEIKRNTIMKDAVRTYVVQKTTKLKLGEIANKYRPASGAIQLWRNAYKHFRYYSQKRSLTEDKGRLVSEGLNDFILKAYHSAVNLLTELEE